GGGCAACAGCGAGGTCAGATCGCGCGTGCGATAGCGGATGACCGGCATGGCTTCCTTCGTCAGCGAAGTAAAGACCAATTCGCCTTCGCTTCCATCCGGCAGCACCTCACCGGTAACGGGATCGATGATTTCCGGGTAGAAGTGGTCTTCCCAGATCACCGGACCGTCCTTGCTTTCGATGCACTCCGCCGCGACGCCGGGGCCCATCACTTCAGAGAGGCCGTAAATGTCGACCGCGTCGATTCGCGCCCGTGTTTCGATTTCGCTACGCATGGCCTGGGTCCAGGGCTCGCCGCCGAAGACACCCACCTTCAGCGACGATTCGGCCGGATTCATCCCTTGGCGCGTCATCTCGTCGATCAGGTTCAGCATGTACGACGGCGTGACCAGAATGATCGACGGTTCGAAGTCACGGATCAACTGAACCTGCTTTTCCGTCTGGCCGCCGGACATCGGCACCACCATGCAGCCGAGCCGCTCCGCACCGTAGTGAATGCCCAGGCCGCCGGTGAACAGGCCATAGCCGAACGCGTTGTGCAGCGTGTCGCCGCGACGGCCGCCGGCAGCGCGGATCGAACGCGCGACGATGTCGGCCCAGGTATCGATGTCGCGTGCGGTGTAGCCCACGACCGTCGGCTTGCCCGTGGTCCCGCTCGATGCATGCACACGCACCACCTGGTCGCGCGGTACGGCGAAAAGACCGAACGGATAGTTGTCGCGCAGGTCCTTCTTCGTCATGGTCGGAAACCTGGCCAGATCGGACAGTTCCTTCAGATCGTCCGGATGCACGCCAGCGGCATCGAACGCCTTGCGGTAATGCGCCACGTTGTCGTAGGCATGGCGGACCGACCATTTGAGGCGAGTCAGTTGCAGAGCCTGCAGCTCGTCGCGGCTGGCGCGTTCGATCGGTTCGAGTTCGTCGGATTGGGGGGTGCGTCGGACCATCGGAGTCTCCGGAATACTGGAATTGGATTGATTCGAGTCAGGCTGCGCTGTCGATGGCAGCGCGGGCATGCCATGACGCACGCGACCACGAAAGTGCGGCTAGTAGCGGTGAAACGCGGTACCGGTCTTCACCGTAATGGGTGCAGAGATTGCTCAGTACCGTAGAGAACAGAGCGACGCCCGCGTTATCCGCCCACTGCAGCGGGCCCAACGGATAGTTGACGCCTTTTTCCATCGCCAGGTCGAGATCCGCGGCCGTGCACACGCCCTGATTGACTGCATCGGCCGCTTCGTTCACCAGCATCGCGACGGTCCGCATCACGATCATGCCGGCCACATCGGCCATCGGCACGACCGAGTAGCCGGCCGCCTGCATCGCGCCGACGACGGCCGCATAGGCCGAATCACTGCATTGCCGCGCACGGGCGAGCGCGACCGTGCTGCAGCCGGCGTAGTCGAGTGCGAGGTCGACGAGCACCACGTTGTCGTGATCCATGTCGTGAGCGCATTGAGTCGCCGTGCGCCCGTCGGTCAGTCGCAGCAGCGCGTCGTCGATTTGCGCGACCACACCGTCGACGCGTTCGGTTTCCGGCATCGTCGCC
The nucleotide sequence above comes from Paraburkholderia youngii. Encoded proteins:
- the paaK gene encoding phenylacetate--CoA ligase PaaK, producing MVRRTPQSDELEPIERASRDELQALQLTRLKWSVRHAYDNVAHYRKAFDAAGVHPDDLKELSDLARFPTMTKKDLRDNYPFGLFAVPRDQVVRVHASSGTTGKPTVVGYTARDIDTWADIVARSIRAAGGRRGDTLHNAFGYGLFTGGLGIHYGAERLGCMVVPMSGGQTEKQVQLIRDFEPSIILVTPSYMLNLIDEMTRQGMNPAESSLKVGVFGGEPWTQAMRSEIETRARIDAVDIYGLSEVMGPGVAAECIESKDGPVIWEDHFYPEIIDPVTGEVLPDGSEGELVFTSLTKEAMPVIRYRTRDLTSLLPPTSRAMRRLAKITGRSDDMLIIRGVNVFPSQIEELILAIPKLSAQYQLTVKRDGHLDSLAVCVEARPEVGESLSDHDRTALARELQHRIKTMVGVSTTVSVALAGHIPMTATGKAKRVVDLRGANL